One Treponema pectinovorum DNA segment encodes these proteins:
- the tkt gene encoding transketolase, which produces MDTKGIAAVAKTIRSLSIDAIQKAKSGHPGLPLGCAELAAVLYGEVLKHNPANSKWADRDRFVLSAGHGSMLLYSILYLSGYKVSLEDIKNFRQIGSLCPGHPEYGCTDGVENTSGPLGQGIAIAVGMAMAETIQAQKYNTKNHKIVDHYTYALCGEGCLEEGVSSEASSFAGHNKLGKLIVFYDQNKISIDGSTDITFTEDIGKRYEAYGWQVLKGDMYNVKGLLKLIEKAKKCTDKPSLIMLRSVIGKFAPKEGTASVHGEPLGDEDVAATKKNLGINPSEFFYVDPDSLRYFNDKKEIFARFESDWNKDFEEWEKENPELAKSWKASYEGIPDGQSEEKSYKAGDNVATRTASGDMISALGLKYSYLVGGSADLKGSNKSGMKCDGGTYSPENRSGRSIEYGIREFGMASEALGMCVHSGIRPFVATYLVFSDYMRPSIRLAAIMKQPVIYILTHDSIFVGEDGATHQPIEHLAALRAIPNVQVLRPGDAEETVAAWNIAMQSNDHPVILALTRQNVPVYEKEDSHWKENIKKGAYVVKGLNEQPDFTIVATGSEVNMALEVCKMVEGKKVRVVSMIDKKLFEEQDEDFKNKILGGAKRVFVVEAGCSCGWEGIATSKKELFTIDRFGESGPAKEVAKSLGFTAENLAKLISE; this is translated from the coding sequence TCGGCTGGACACGGCTCTATGTTGCTGTATTCAATTTTGTATTTGAGTGGTTATAAGGTAAGTTTAGAAGATATTAAGAATTTTCGACAGATTGGTTCACTTTGTCCGGGACATCCAGAATATGGTTGCACTGACGGTGTAGAAAATACTTCTGGACCTCTTGGTCAGGGAATTGCGATTGCTGTTGGCATGGCGATGGCCGAAACTATCCAAGCGCAAAAATACAACACAAAAAATCATAAAATCGTAGACCATTACACTTATGCCCTTTGCGGCGAAGGCTGTCTTGAAGAAGGAGTTTCTTCTGAAGCATCATCTTTTGCGGGACATAATAAACTTGGCAAACTTATTGTCTTTTACGACCAGAATAAAATTTCAATCGACGGGTCTACGGACATAACTTTTACAGAAGATATCGGAAAGCGTTACGAAGCTTATGGCTGGCAAGTTTTAAAAGGCGATATGTACAATGTAAAAGGTCTTTTAAAATTGATTGAAAAAGCAAAAAAATGCACAGATAAACCTTCGCTCATAATGTTGCGTTCTGTGATTGGTAAATTTGCACCAAAAGAAGGAACAGCTTCTGTTCACGGTGAGCCACTTGGCGACGAAGACGTTGCTGCAACGAAAAAGAATTTGGGAATAAATCCTTCTGAATTTTTTTATGTAGACCCAGACAGCTTAAGATACTTTAACGATAAAAAAGAAATTTTTGCAAGATTTGAATCGGATTGGAATAAGGATTTTGAAGAGTGGGAGAAAGAAAATCCTGAACTTGCAAAATCTTGGAAAGCGTCTTATGAAGGAATCCCTGATGGGCAGTCGGAGGAAAAATCCTACAAAGCAGGCGATAACGTTGCAACGAGAACTGCAAGTGGAGATATGATAAGCGCCCTCGGTCTAAAATATTCATACCTTGTAGGCGGCAGTGCAGATTTAAAAGGTTCAAATAAGTCTGGAATGAAGTGCGACGGTGGAACTTATTCTCCAGAAAATCGAAGTGGACGTTCAATCGAATACGGAATTCGAGAATTTGGCATGGCAAGCGAAGCGCTTGGAATGTGCGTTCACAGCGGAATTCGCCCATTTGTTGCAACATATCTGGTTTTTAGCGATTATATGCGCCCTTCCATAAGATTGGCAGCGATAATGAAGCAGCCTGTAATCTATATTTTGACCCACGATTCTATTTTTGTAGGCGAAGACGGTGCAACACATCAACCAATAGAGCATTTGGCCGCTTTGCGTGCAATTCCGAATGTTCAGGTTTTAAGACCAGGAGATGCCGAGGAAACTGTTGCCGCCTGGAATATAGCAATGCAAAGCAACGACCATCCTGTGATTTTGGCATTGACAAGGCAAAATGTTCCTGTTTACGAAAAAGAAGATTCGCACTGGAAAGAAAACATAAAAAAAGGTGCTTATGTTGTAAAAGGCTTGAACGAGCAGCCTGACTTTACAATCGTCGCTACAGGTTCTGAAGTAAATATGGCTTTAGAAGTTTGCAAAATGGTTGAAGGAAAAAAAGTTCGCGTCGTTTCTATGATTGATAAAAAACTTTTTGAAGAGCAAGATGAAGATTTTAAAAATAAAATCTTAGGCGGAGCTAAACGAGTTTTTGTTGTGGAAGCTGGATGTTCTTGCGGATGGGAAGGAATTGCCACGAGTAAAAAAGAGCTTTTCACAATCGACCGTTTTGGAGAATCAGGTCCTGCAAAGGAAGTTGCAAAATCTCTAGGCTTTACAGCAGAAAATCTTGCAAAATTGATAAGCGAATAA
- the lgt gene encoding prolipoprotein diacylglyceryl transferase, whose product MNFLPLYINYPSWIKPEIFPGVPILGLIRWYGLMYIFAFGTAFLILKKLMKEGSLDFTRKDGTLVKTTEDDIFSFIATGIVFLLVGARIFSTLVYDTSGIYYQKPWLIFWPFSSTGQFTGLAGMSYHGGFIGGLLGMIFWCKKNKRPTLKWIDAMVTAIPLGYTFGRLGNYLNGELYGRITTMPWGTIFPGAERFSSSIPWVKEFAQKCGLSVTSTLVNLPRHPSQLYEAIFEGLVLFAIIFLLRKKKPFDGFLAAIYTAGYGLFRFVIEYFREPDADIGYRISQETNAPLYLNTSLLNISTGQILCMLMILGGILLGVLSFYLSKKQRQK is encoded by the coding sequence ATGAATTTTTTACCGCTTTATATCAATTATCCTTCTTGGATTAAGCCAGAAATTTTTCCCGGAGTTCCGATTTTAGGGCTGATACGCTGGTATGGACTTATGTATATTTTTGCTTTTGGAACCGCTTTTTTGATTTTGAAAAAATTGATGAAAGAAGGCTCGTTGGATTTTACGCGCAAAGACGGAACTCTCGTAAAAACAACAGAAGATGATATATTTAGTTTTATTGCAACAGGAATCGTTTTTTTGCTTGTAGGTGCAAGGATTTTTTCGACTTTAGTATACGACACTTCTGGCATTTACTACCAAAAACCTTGGCTCATATTTTGGCCTTTTAGCTCAACCGGACAATTTACAGGCTTAGCTGGTATGAGTTACCACGGCGGTTTTATTGGTGGACTTTTGGGAATGATCTTTTGGTGCAAAAAAAACAAACGCCCAACTCTAAAATGGATTGACGCTATGGTTACAGCAATTCCTTTGGGTTACACTTTTGGAAGACTCGGCAATTATCTGAACGGAGAATTATACGGAAGAATAACGACAATGCCATGGGGAACAATTTTTCCTGGTGCAGAGCGATTCTCTTCTTCAATCCCATGGGTAAAAGAGTTTGCACAAAAATGCGGACTTTCTGTAACTTCTACACTTGTAAACCTGCCACGACATCCAAGTCAACTCTACGAAGCAATTTTTGAAGGTTTGGTTCTGTTTGCAATAATATTTTTACTTCGCAAAAAAAAGCCGTTCGACGGATTCCTTGCTGCAATATACACCGCAGGATACGGACTTTTTAGATTTGTAATTGAATATTTTAGAGAGCCAGACGCAGACATAGGCTACAGAATCTCACAAGAAACTAACGCACCCTTGTATTTAAACACTTCTCTTTTAAATATTTCGACAGGGCAAATCCTGTGTATGCTTATGATTTTAGGCGGAATTTTACTTGGAGTATTGAGCTTTTACTTGAGCAAAAAACAAAGGCAAAAATAA
- a CDS encoding nucleotide-binding protein encodes MQIIPVASGKGGVGKSLLSANLAITLGQAGKKVILADLDLGASNLHLVIGQAAPKKGIGTLLTGESTFDEIIQKTEYENVSFIAGDSEIPGLSSIKAFQKNSLIKKLRSLDCDYLIIDLGAGTHLTILDLFLLSPQGIVVSAPTVTATLNGYLFLKNIVFRLMATSFKKDSDAAKYLEKLKNDSASLQRLYIPKLIETLKQVDPTSTAVFEERMKQFHPRLVMNMIDEPKDADKALKIRRSCQQYLGLDVESLGVIYRDSLQDKALSSRLPVVVYKPNSVISQAIYRIAEKILQSETIKFGDNFGDLNLDSTYELTSEEANDDYSQKLSYIEDLVGTGALSMGELAETIKTQQYEITQLKKENLLLKSKLVKAASQGFKV; translated from the coding sequence ATGCAAATAATTCCTGTAGCAAGCGGTAAAGGCGGAGTTGGAAAAAGCCTCCTTTCTGCAAATCTTGCAATAACCTTGGGGCAAGCGGGTAAAAAAGTAATACTTGCCGATTTAGATTTAGGAGCGTCAAACCTTCATCTTGTAATTGGGCAAGCCGCTCCAAAAAAAGGAATTGGAACACTTTTGACCGGCGAATCAACTTTTGACGAAATAATACAAAAGACCGAATACGAAAATGTTTCATTCATCGCTGGCGATTCTGAAATTCCAGGCTTAAGTTCAATAAAAGCGTTTCAAAAAAACAGTCTTATAAAAAAATTGCGCTCTCTCGACTGCGACTATCTGATAATAGACTTGGGAGCAGGAACCCATCTTACAATTCTCGATTTATTTTTGCTTTCTCCACAAGGAATCGTCGTAAGTGCGCCGACGGTTACAGCAACTTTAAACGGATACCTTTTTTTAAAGAATATTGTATTTAGATTGATGGCAACCTCGTTCAAAAAAGACAGCGACGCTGCAAAATATCTTGAAAAATTAAAAAATGACTCTGCATCTCTTCAGCGCCTTTACATTCCAAAACTCATAGAAACTCTAAAACAGGTCGACCCAACAAGTACTGCAGTTTTTGAAGAGAGAATGAAACAATTCCATCCCAGACTTGTCATGAATATGATTGACGAACCAAAGGATGCCGACAAAGCTCTAAAAATCCGTCGTTCCTGTCAACAATATTTAGGACTCGACGTAGAATCTTTGGGAGTTATCTACAGGGACAGCTTGCAAGACAAGGCACTTTCTTCTCGCTTGCCAGTTGTAGTTTATAAACCAAATTCTGTAATAAGCCAGGCAATTTACAGGATTGCAGAAAAAATCCTCCAAAGCGAAACGATTAAATTTGGAGACAACTTTGGAGATTTGAATTTAGATTCAACTTACGAATTGACTTCTGAAGAAGCAAACGACGATTATTCTCAAAAACTTTCATATATAGAAGATTTGGTTGGAACTGGAGCGTTGAGCATGGGCGAACTTGCAGAAACGATAAAAACCCAACAATACGAAATTACTCAACTAAAAAAAGAAAACCTTTTGTTAAAATCAAAACTTGTAAAAGCCGCTTCTCAGGGCTTTAAAGTTTGA
- a CDS encoding S41 family peptidase: MKKLSHLFNVTAVFLFSAIFASQCFAQSATSSSEINKKSQQYMEMMNGVFDFVQRNYVDEVDPEALYHGALKGMLEALNDPYTLYLDSSTFRSLNDTTKGNFGGVGLSISKPMESTSEKPAYVEVASPVEDTPGFRAGILAGDFIISADGVDTSTITMDQVLDILRGPVGEKVDLVIRRGKNIEFPVTLTRAIIEVPTVKYGIIKEAKKVGTVGYMRIIEFTPQTAERVQQALDAFQKEQISSLIIDLRNNPGGLITSVYAVADKFIDNGPIVSTKSRLAFENSVFTASPKKTTFPKGIPIVVLINKGSASASEILSGALKDNHLAYLVGQRTYGKGSVQQVLPLSSTDGIKITMARYYTPSDTNIDKIGIPPDKEVLFPELNEEGEKQYTQLLKSDEVSKYVESHKDMTEAQIAQYAKVLKAKYTEIELSSLRKIIRNEVNRTKGTLLYDLDWDIQLNAALDILTLSKDEFSKLVLSTKTLKELQQEASANEESLKNEKK, from the coding sequence ATGAAAAAATTATCGCACTTGTTTAATGTGACCGCTGTTTTTTTGTTTTCGGCCATATTTGCTTCCCAGTGTTTTGCACAATCTGCAACCTCGTCTTCTGAAATAAACAAAAAATCCCAACAATATATGGAAATGATGAACGGAGTTTTTGACTTTGTTCAGCGCAATTATGTTGACGAAGTTGACCCAGAAGCTTTATATCACGGTGCTTTAAAAGGAATGTTAGAGGCATTGAACGACCCTTACACGCTCTACCTTGATAGTTCAACTTTTAGAAGTTTAAATGATACGACAAAGGGAAATTTTGGTGGGGTTGGACTTTCAATTTCAAAACCTATGGAATCGACTTCAGAAAAACCAGCTTATGTCGAAGTTGCTTCTCCAGTCGAAGATACGCCTGGTTTTAGAGCAGGAATTTTGGCAGGCGATTTTATAATAAGCGCAGACGGCGTTGATACTTCAACTATAACTATGGATCAAGTTTTGGATATTTTGAGAGGGCCAGTAGGCGAAAAAGTTGACCTTGTTATTCGTCGTGGTAAAAATATAGAATTTCCAGTAACGCTTACTCGTGCAATAATCGAAGTTCCAACCGTAAAATACGGAATCATAAAAGAAGCAAAAAAAGTCGGAACTGTGGGCTATATGAGAATTATAGAATTTACTCCGCAGACCGCAGAGCGAGTTCAGCAGGCTTTGGACGCTTTTCAAAAAGAGCAAATTTCATCGTTAATAATAGATTTAAGAAACAATCCAGGCGGTTTAATAACTTCTGTATATGCGGTTGCCGACAAATTTATTGATAATGGACCAATAGTTTCTACAAAGAGCCGCCTTGCTTTTGAAAATTCGGTTTTTACAGCAAGCCCAAAAAAGACGACTTTTCCAAAAGGAATTCCAATCGTAGTTCTTATAAATAAAGGTTCAGCCTCTGCCTCTGAAATTCTTTCTGGTGCTCTAAAAGACAATCACCTTGCATATCTTGTTGGGCAACGCACTTATGGGAAGGGCTCTGTTCAGCAGGTTTTGCCACTTTCTTCTACAGATGGAATAAAAATTACGATGGCGCGTTATTATACTCCGAGCGACACCAATATCGACAAAATCGGAATTCCGCCAGATAAGGAAGTTCTTTTTCCTGAATTAAACGAAGAAGGCGAAAAACAATATACACAACTTTTAAAAAGCGATGAAGTTTCAAAATATGTGGAATCGCACAAAGATATGACGGAGGCGCAGATTGCTCAGTATGCAAAAGTTTTAAAAGCAAAGTATACAGAGATTGAACTTTCAAGCCTTAGAAAGATAATCCGAAACGAAGTTAACCGCACAAAAGGAACTCTCCTTTATGATTTGGATTGGGATATTCAGTTGAACGCGGCTTTGGATATTTTGACGTTGTCTAAGGATGAATTTTCAAAACTCGTATTAAGCACAAAAACTTTAAAAGAACTTCAGCAAGAAGCGTCTGCAAATGAAGAATCTTTAAAGAATGAAAAAAAATAA
- a CDS encoding RsmE family RNA methyltransferase, giving the protein MRQFISCVSPNSEGLVKISGKDYKYLAQVLRLTTGDMICLRIPDGSLLDATVSKIDEKDKHLILQVCNPSFPLKKGENQSEYESQTDFYLFQFMPKSSKMDFILRQAVECGVKKLIPVIGEFCESYTAEKKFKNDRYERIIKEARQQSGSPIATEILQPLTLEDACNVWNEISEGDKEKSFACVLYERSLKTKNLYEALVNFKAIRHCAIFCGAEGGISPKEIDFFLEKGIIPIHFETNILRCETAALYGTACLQSAITGKKLWKTTSL; this is encoded by the coding sequence ATGCGACAGTTTATCTCTTGCGTAAGTCCAAACAGCGAAGGCCTCGTAAAAATTTCTGGCAAGGATTATAAGTATTTGGCTCAAGTTTTGCGTCTTACCACTGGAGATATGATTTGTCTTAGAATTCCTGACGGTTCACTTTTGGATGCTACTGTTTCTAAAATCGACGAAAAAGATAAACATTTAATTCTACAAGTTTGCAATCCGTCTTTTCCTTTAAAAAAAGGTGAAAATCAAAGCGAATATGAAAGCCAAACCGATTTTTATCTTTTTCAATTTATGCCAAAAAGTTCAAAGATGGATTTTATTTTAAGACAGGCGGTTGAATGCGGTGTCAAAAAATTGATTCCTGTTATTGGTGAATTTTGCGAATCGTATACTGCCGAAAAAAAATTCAAAAACGACCGTTATGAGCGTATAATAAAAGAGGCTCGCCAACAAAGTGGGAGTCCAATCGCAACTGAAATTCTACAACCTTTAACGCTTGAAGATGCTTGTAATGTTTGGAATGAAATTTCGGAAGGAGATAAAGAAAAATCGTTTGCTTGCGTGCTTTATGAGCGAAGTTTAAAGACAAAAAATCTGTACGAAGCGCTTGTAAATTTTAAAGCGATAAGGCATTGTGCAATTTTTTGTGGTGCCGAAGGTGGAATAAGCCCCAAAGAGATAGATTTTTTCCTTGAAAAAGGGATTATTCCAATTCATTTTGAAACTAATATTTTGCGTTGCGAAACCGCAGCACTTTACGGCACTGCTTGTTTGCAATCTGCAATAACAGGAAAAAAATTATGGAAAACGACGAGTTTATAA
- a CDS encoding WecB/TagA/CpsF family glycosyltransferase: MENDEFINEEQNSFKSKIKRINIVGVPVDVCKNEDMDDVILEILAKPGPKQIVFLSIWDLLKGRNQKKSFSQYLKTADLILPISLSLIKGARFLKKDIPVRYNPFKAVITILSSMENHYKSLFLLGGRKKSLQLAERNVRETFPELQIVGRYVGYHSKKVEEDIVQAIYKSSPSLVIVSEGIKEKNLWAYNHRNEFSSSIFLYYKDCIGIFSERLKRVKETTFDKGLEIWPEILRNPLKLFLFFPFIRYIILLVWYRLFKKNS, translated from the coding sequence ATGGAAAACGACGAGTTTATAAATGAAGAACAAAATTCTTTTAAAAGTAAAATAAAAAGAATAAATATAGTAGGTGTGCCAGTTGACGTCTGTAAAAACGAAGACATGGACGATGTTATACTTGAAATTTTGGCAAAACCAGGTCCAAAGCAGATTGTTTTTCTATCCATTTGGGATCTTTTAAAAGGGCGCAATCAAAAAAAATCCTTTAGTCAATATTTAAAAACTGCGGATTTGATTTTGCCAATATCGTTGAGCCTCATAAAAGGAGCACGTTTTCTAAAAAAAGACATTCCTGTGCGCTACAATCCTTTTAAAGCGGTCATAACGATTCTTTCTTCAATGGAAAATCATTATAAATCGCTTTTTTTGCTCGGCGGAAGAAAAAAATCCTTGCAACTTGCAGAGCGAAATGTACGAGAAACTTTTCCTGAACTACAGATTGTCGGGCGTTATGTTGGCTACCATTCAAAAAAAGTTGAAGAAGATATCGTGCAGGCAATCTACAAATCTTCGCCCTCGCTTGTAATTGTTAGCGAAGGCATAAAAGAAAAAAATCTTTGGGCATACAACCACAGAAATGAATTTTCTTCGAGCATTTTTTTGTATTACAAAGACTGCATTGGAATTTTTTCTGAAAGGTTAAAACGCGTAAAAGAAACAACTTTTGATAAAGGCCTTGAGATTTGGCCAGAAATCTTACGGAATCCTCTAAAGCTGTTTTTGTTTTTTCCTTTTATCCGTTATATAATCCTTTTAGTTTGGTACAGGCTTTTTAAAAAGAACTCATAG
- a CDS encoding sigma-54-dependent transcriptional regulator has product MNSKVLVFSDDEKFVELCNSFFTASDFFSCVDDFSFLEEILNSNEKQIVLADFYFSKNMQILSKLRIQNNNSVFILSSKIEEFEKLPNYVIQIPFGFSKILSKVSINQNSEEFKCEENHILSALCGSSTAMKKVRQQILEASSCNASVLFTGESGTGKSLAAVVLHSLSMRGKSAKKLVTENIAAISPSLIESELFGVAFGAYTDAGKGREGLICSADGGSLFLDEIGELDFSIQAKLLLAVQERKIRHVGSDTSKNVDVRFIFATNQNLEQKIFEKQFRADLYYRISEMKIHLPPLREHLEDIEEIAEQYFKSVNSSQKFSSQALSKLKDYDWPGNVRELMQCFASCQRRCKSQIIGPEFIDF; this is encoded by the coding sequence TTGAATTCAAAAGTTTTGGTTTTCTCTGATGATGAGAAATTTGTGGAGTTGTGCAACAGTTTTTTTACAGCAAGCGATTTTTTTTCGTGTGTGGATGATTTTTCTTTTTTAGAAGAAATCCTAAATTCTAATGAAAAGCAGATAGTTCTGGCAGATTTTTATTTTTCAAAAAATATGCAGATTCTTTCCAAACTGCGAATTCAAAATAATAATTCTGTTTTTATACTTTCGAGCAAAATCGAAGAATTTGAAAAACTCCCAAATTATGTTATTCAAATTCCGTTTGGCTTTTCAAAAATTCTGTCGAAAGTTTCCATTAACCAAAATAGCGAAGAATTTAAATGTGAAGAAAATCACATACTCTCGGCTTTATGTGGTTCTTCAACTGCGATGAAAAAAGTTCGTCAACAAATACTCGAGGCGTCTTCATGCAATGCGAGCGTGCTTTTTACCGGCGAGAGCGGAACTGGAAAATCTTTGGCTGCCGTAGTTTTGCACAGTTTAAGCATGCGAGGAAAATCTGCAAAAAAACTTGTTACAGAAAATATCGCTGCAATTTCTCCTAGTTTGATAGAAAGTGAACTTTTTGGAGTTGCGTTTGGTGCGTACACAGATGCAGGCAAAGGGAGGGAAGGACTTATATGCAGTGCAGATGGCGGTTCTCTTTTTTTAGATGAAATTGGAGAGTTGGATTTTTCGATTCAAGCGAAACTTTTGCTTGCCGTCCAGGAAAGAAAAATTCGCCATGTCGGCAGCGACACAAGCAAAAATGTTGACGTTAGATTTATCTTTGCGACAAATCAAAACTTAGAGCAAAAAATTTTTGAAAAACAGTTTAGAGCGGATTTGTACTATAGGATAAGCGAAATGAAAATTCATCTGCCGCCCCTTAGAGAGCATCTTGAAGATATTGAAGAAATCGCTGAGCAATATTTTAAAAGCGTAAATTCTTCTCAAAAATTTTCTTCGCAGGCTCTTTCAAAATTAAAAGATTATGATTGGCCTGGAAACGTGCGGGAGCTTATGCAGTGCTTTGCCAGTTGCCAGCGGCGTTGTAAAAGTCAAATAATCGGTCCAGAATTTATTGATTTTTAG
- a CDS encoding RNA methyltransferase — MNLKKIVIALARPEESRNVGAVCRAMANNNISELRIIAKREDFDDEHVRRLALHAGKIWNEAKFFDSISQATKDCALVAGTTRRRGKKRKDKLLLPEEFAKISSRITGTKDFEGQKVAVVFGNERTGLTDEEFLECTMGVTIPTSQTFPSLNLSHAVQIISYHLFREEKSSSPGYTPVTIERLEKTVSTISENLKSIGFFKIAGQTDMENFWKGVFSRAALSEGEAAYIEKIFTKISGLASKNQ; from the coding sequence ATGAATCTAAAAAAAATTGTCATTGCACTTGCTCGCCCAGAAGAAAGTCGCAACGTAGGCGCAGTTTGCAGGGCTATGGCAAACAACAACATAAGCGAACTTCGAATTATCGCAAAACGAGAAGACTTTGACGATGAACATGTTAGAAGACTTGCCTTACATGCTGGAAAAATCTGGAACGAAGCGAAATTTTTTGATTCAATTTCACAGGCGACAAAAGATTGCGCACTTGTAGCAGGTACAACGCGCCGCAGAGGCAAAAAAAGGAAAGATAAACTTCTACTTCCAGAGGAATTTGCAAAAATTTCAAGTCGAATAACAGGCACAAAGGATTTTGAAGGTCAAAAAGTTGCGGTCGTTTTTGGAAACGAAAGAACAGGACTTACAGACGAAGAATTTTTAGAATGCACGATGGGTGTTACAATTCCGACTTCTCAGACATTTCCATCTTTAAATCTTTCACATGCTGTTCAAATAATTTCCTATCATCTTTTTAGAGAAGAAAAATCTTCAAGTCCAGGTTACACGCCTGTAACAATCGAGCGGCTTGAAAAAACTGTAAGCACGATTTCTGAAAATTTAAAAAGCATTGGATTTTTTAAAATCGCAGGACAAACCGATATGGAAAATTTCTGGAAAGGCGTTTTTTCCAGAGCGGCTTTAAGCGAAGGCGAAGCGGCTTATATAGAAAAAATTTTTACTAAAATATCAGGTCTAGCCTCTAAAAATCAATAA
- a CDS encoding SDR family NAD(P)-dependent oxidoreductase, whose amino-acid sequence MNAFEGKTAVVIGGSGGIGFEISKMLLKNGAKVVLHGKSREKLSSVKKMLKSELQISDEKIETEAFDFFCVKPSFLGEFENSSLREKVENADILCVCFGPFLQKSIEKMTALDWQRLALLDYALPGSLVSAALPKMMKKNWGKILLFGGTGTFFRSEYKTNAAYAGAKTGLCTLVQSVAAFYAKYGIACNAILPGFVETEYLDDETIRQLKEKMPEKTLISPENIAANAEFLLLNRDLNGVLLRVDRGWSPLAN is encoded by the coding sequence ATGAACGCTTTTGAAGGAAAAACTGCTGTTGTAATTGGTGGGTCTGGCGGAATAGGTTTTGAAATTTCAAAAATGCTTTTAAAAAACGGAGCAAAAGTTGTTCTGCATGGAAAATCCCGCGAAAAACTTTCATCTGTAAAAAAGATGCTGAAAAGCGAATTGCAGATAAGCGATGAAAAAATTGAAACTGAAGCTTTTGATTTTTTTTGTGTGAAGCCTTCGTTTTTAGGCGAATTTGAAAATTCTTCGCTGAGAGAAAAAGTTGAGAATGCCGATATCCTGTGCGTTTGTTTTGGCCCTTTTTTGCAAAAATCTATAGAGAAGATGACGGCTCTTGATTGGCAGCGTCTTGCTTTGTTAGACTACGCTTTGCCTGGAAGCCTTGTGAGTGCAGCTCTCCCAAAAATGATGAAAAAGAATTGGGGAAAAATTCTCTTGTTTGGGGGGACTGGAACATTTTTTAGAAGCGAATACAAAACAAATGCAGCGTATGCAGGTGCAAAAACTGGACTTTGCACGCTTGTTCAATCTGTGGCGGCGTTTTATGCAAAGTATGGAATTGCTTGCAATGCGATTCTTCCGGGATTTGTGGAAACTGAGTATCTTGATGATGAAACAATCCGCCAGCTTAAAGAAAAAATGCCTGAAAAAACTCTTATATCGCCAGAAAATATTGCGGCAAATGCGGAGTTTTTGCTTTTAAATCGGGATTTAAACGGAGTTTTGTTGAGAGTTGACCGTGGATGGAGCCCTTTGGCGAACTAA
- a CDS encoding STAS domain-containing protein, whose product MSNNNNLVPGFNDEKDDSLKINLEKVQEVDNSLTVYLTGYIDTYNSSFFQKRIAKVVEAGFINLIFNCASLNYVSSTGIGSFTAFLKMVKPKGGDIVLLEIQPKVYEVFQLLGFSQFFNIKDSTGDAINYFKQESPIIESVFPKIFSCPVCSKRLKATKSGRFRCSECKSILAIDEHGQVFLG is encoded by the coding sequence ATGAGTAACAACAACAACCTTGTTCCTGGATTTAATGACGAAAAGGACGACAGCCTTAAAATCAATCTTGAGAAAGTGCAGGAAGTTGATAACAGCCTTACCGTATATTTGACCGGATATATCGATACATATAATTCAAGTTTTTTTCAGAAGAGAATTGCAAAAGTTGTTGAAGCAGGCTTTATCAATCTTATTTTTAATTGTGCTTCTTTAAACTACGTGTCTTCAACTGGAATTGGCTCTTTTACGGCTTTTTTAAAAATGGTAAAGCCAAAGGGTGGAGATATTGTACTTTTGGAGATACAACCCAAAGTTTATGAGGTTTTTCAACTTTTAGGATTTAGCCAGTTTTTTAATATTAAAGATTCTACAGGGGATGCGATAAACTATTTTAAACAGGAATCGCCAATTATTGAGAGTGTTTTTCCTAAGATTTTTAGTTGCCCAGTTTGTTCCAAAAGACTTAAGGCAACAAAGAGCGGTCGTTTCCGTTGTTCTGAGTGTAAGTCGATACTTGCGATTGATGAACACGGTCAGGTTTTTTTGGGCTAA